A window of Hordeum vulgare subsp. vulgare chromosome 5H, MorexV3_pseudomolecules_assembly, whole genome shotgun sequence genomic DNA:
AGTGAACTTTTACTTACTGGTAGCTTATAACTGAAACATATTTTCTTAgtacaaaataataataataactacaataataataacaggaacaacaacaacaataataagtactTCCGGTATTAGCAATATATATACAAATAATAACACAAATATGTACAGACTTAGGATGATAACATTAACAGATACAATTAACTACATAAGATATAAGAAGACTAAATAAGGCTTCATGTAACAGAATGTAAGAAGCTACCAGAAAATATGGTTCAGACTTTCAACTGTCAAGGTGATTAACTGTAATGTGACAAACAAGCAATACTCGAAGAAATTGGAGAGATATTAAACATCATACGCAATTGGAGAGGCAGCAAACATCATACCTCAGAAAGTTTCTGCCGTTTATTTGATTTCGATGCGGTGCTGGGCTCCTTTACATCATCTTCGGTGGCAGTGATATCTTCTTTGGCAGGGGGTTTGCTTCCTTCAACTTCTTCCAGTTTCCTCTTCTTGCTAACAACTGCAGCATCAGCTGAAGCCTTTCCATCCTCTCCTTCCTCAACATCCATCGCAGTCTTGTTTTCATCATCTGATTTGGGAGCTGAATCTTTCCCTGCAACTTGCTTATCTTCTACCAGACCATTTTCTTCAGAACCtgacttccttttcttctttttacTTTTTTTCTCATTGACATCTTTCCCTTCTACAGCATCACCATTTTCACTGGCACCATTAGATTTCACCTCTACCTCAGTAGGTGCAGTTCCTGCATCAACTTTATCTGAGGTCTCTGAAGTTGATttactcttcttctttttcttccccttATCCAGAGGAGCACCATCACCCAAGACATTCTTGTTAGCCTCGTCACTCTGACTCTTACGTTCATCCTCTCCAGATTTCTTGTCATCAACCTTGAGTTTCCCTGCCGCCTCAAACTTGGCTTTTACTGCTAATTCCACCTTTTCCAGCCTGGCTTCAACATCCTCATCATTTTCCTGTTTcttgcttttcttcttcttgccaTCAGTCTTCACTACTGCATTTGCCTCGGCATCATCCCCGGCTGATGagctatccttcttcttcttccgtttCTTTTCCTTGGTCTCATCATCCGCCTTCTCGCTGGGCTTTTCAGGGGCAGAGGGCTCAATTGCCTTACTCTCGGTCTCGTGAGCTTCGAGACCgcctttcttgttcttctttttcttgcccGCGCCTTTCTCTTCCGCTACGGCATCATCCGCTTTCACTGCATCAACAAATTCAGGTAAGCGCCAATCAAAAGGGAATACAAGGTCTACACCAAACGAGGACAACTCATAACAACAGACAAAGATGCAGCTACCTTGCCCATCGCTCGCGGTAATGTCGGCTCCTGGAGCAGAAGCGCTGCACGCAACAACCAAAACTGCATTAGGAGTCGGCAATTCCAGTTTCCAGGGGAGCATCGCTCACCAACAGAAGCAATTTAACAACAATCAAGACTCTCTGGTGACAGAGGCACCTTGATTCCAGCAACTTGGAGACCGCGTCCGCCAGGCTCACCGGCGACGACCTCCACGCGTCTCCCTGGGAGCAGCCAATTCACAGCCTCCCGACTCAACAATCGTCCACCGAAATGTCAATAGCGTATGGGGGAGAGCGGTGGCGTGGCGTACCTCGAGGCTGGCCTCGGACCGGAGGGCGGCGAGCGTGAGGGGGAGGCCGCTGGACTCGAGgaaggcggcgacggcggccagGACCCGCGCGTCGGGGGCGGGGGAGGCCTTGGCGGCGGCGCCCTTGCTCttgctcttcttctccttcttgaccTCCTCcttggccatggcggcggcggcggcggcagcggtggatgggagggaggcgagggagaCTTGGCGCGGGACGAAGAGCATCAGAGAGGGGGAACGCTAGGGTTTGGTGGTCGGGGTTTATACACGGAGGTCGGACTTGTGTtggatgacatgtggggccaCTGCCTGGTGGGACCGCGTGACTAAAATGTGAGCAATTCTCTTTCCATTTTGTGATATAAGGGTTATGAATTCGAATTTGGACAAGGTTTCTAGAAGCATCGAGTACCATATAGATCCACGTCTCCGTCTTCCCTAATTGCCTCATGGTGGTGGAAACGAAAAGAAGGCAGCCAAGTTTCGGTGCGACTTACACAATTCCTACTACCGACGAttgctggtggtgttgttgtggcGACCTCAGCGCTTCACGTGCATTCGTTCCACGCAACGACAACATCACTTAGctatttagagcatctccaaccgcaTCTCCAATAAGCCCCCAACGTCTTTTTTACCGTCGGCGTTGGGAAAAAAACTCACTCACGACCCTTCCGCCGGTTGGGCCCATTTTTTGAAACGACGATCCCAGGCCGAACCCAGCACACTCGGGGGCACTTGGGGGCTCCGACAAAAGGAAAAGTGGCGCGTGGGCCACCACTGTCAGATGAGAACCGCCTTTTCCCCGCTCAGATTCGACCCGCGTGCCACTGGAAGCCACTGCCCTTTTCGCCGCCATGTCGATCCCAGTGTCGCCCACCTGTCCATAGTCGCTACTCTGCCGATAGATAGGCCATTTCACCGCCGGAAAGAGTGGGTTTCGCCGCGGAAACCTCATCCCGTTCCTCGGCGAGCTTTTCAGGGCACCAATGACCACGCAGGCAGGGATACCAGCGACCACACTCGCTGGGTGTTCGGCTATTTGCCTGTTTGGCGATGGACTCTGATGACGAGGAGGCGTTCGCGGATTTGATGGAGGAGGAAGCCGAGGCCGACATCGTCGATGAAGAGCACCTCATGGTCCTCATCGCGTTGCCCGGCCTATTCGCGAACAATGCCAAGCCGCAGCGAGGTGGCTCGGTGTCGGGCCGCCGTAAGAGCAAGCAGAGGCATCGAATGGAGGGCTATTGCATGCTCTACGCCGACTACTTCGCTGATGCTCCTCTGCACAACAAGAAAGTATTTCAGCGCCATTATCGGATGAgccagaagttcttcctcgggattTCGGTGTTGTTCGACGATGGACATCCTTCGTGCAAGCCTCCCGACACTTAGCAAGAAGTCACACTTTGCTAAGTGTCGAGAGGCTTGCACGAAGGATGTCGAGCGGACATTTGGTGTGCTCCAATCTCGATTTGTTGTTGTTCGGTACCCCGCTCTAACGTGGTCGAAATCTTAGATGAGGGAGGTGATGAATTGATGTGTcatcttgcacaacatgatcattaagaGCGAGCAGGCAGAGCTATTGTTTGACACTAAACCATATTTCAGGCATGATCCTCTTGTAATTGTTGATCACCAGGTACCGACAACATGAGTTGCCTTCCTTCATATGCGCCAGGAGATCCGAGACCCATAGGTGCATCAAGAACCGCATGACGATCTGGTGGAGCACCTATCGAGGCTCAAGGGCAACACCTAATTTGATGTGTTTTAGTTTGTGTTCGAATTATGAGCTTGCTTCATTGAactatttgatgtttttgatcaACTTTGTCataaaaaatagtttttgttcAATTTGTGCCAAAGTGTGCCTAATTTGGGCCGATTttatgccaaaattgttgactAGGGGGCGACCTTGGGGGTGTTACTTGTGATCCGCGTTgggtttttcatgaagaggaacgggttatcgcaatacaatacgggtaagtatttccctcagttctgaaaccaaggtttatcgaaccaataggaatatcaacaacaaccgtaTGTAGGGGCTGCACACAAGATAACAAACaaattgcacccaacgcgggcaagaaggttatcaatccccttggtctcttatttgcaagaaagtgagatGTGTAGACAATTGTAGATgaatgtaaattgcaaaataaaattaaaacaagtaaatggcagcaaggtattgaaggttttgtaaatatatgatgaatagacccggggaccatagttttccctagtggcatctctcatgaaaacaacatatggtgggtaaacaaattactgttgggcaattgatagaaaagcgggtaattatgcgatattcacgacaatgggcatgtgtatatatgcatcatgtccataaataaatagaccgactcctacatgcacctattactattactccactcatcgactactatccatcatgcatctagagtattaagtaaaacaaagtaatgcatgaagaacaatgacatgatgtagacaaagtaaactcaaccagtaTGAATAAACCACATCATGTTATCCTTagaagcagcaacacaaagacgcatcttgtcccgctCTGTCACTGGGATGTAGAAACtcgtcaggttgaacctactacaatgcacctctctcaccgaagaaatatcaatctagttggccaaacaatttcaatagatcgaagagaattacgaagctatcataatcatgcacataagaatcatattagaatCTAGGgaatactcaaatatttatcatgaataatctgaacataaatccataattcatcggatcccaataaatgcaccacacaaaaggattacatcatatggatcaaagagaagatgcgatgatcattgtattaaagatcaagacagagatattgccatctaggtactaggcatggacccataggtctctggtgaactaatcacacatcatcatgagggcagcaaggttgatgaagatgtccTCCATGATcggtcccccctccagcagggtgccggaacggagttcgagatggcctcccgtcggaacaaagacttgcagcGCGCAAAAAGTGTTTCAGGGCTACCTgtagggtttttgggatatataTAAATTTATAAGCCACGTAACGGAGTCAAGAGGGCCTCGAGGGCCCACGGGCCATTAGGGCGTCACACAGGTCACGttgtgttggcttgtggggccctcgggtggcCCCTAGCCGTCTTCCGATACTCATCGGTATTCTTTTGgttcaaaaaaatctccaaaaagtttcaagtcattggacttcgtttggtattgaaaacctgaaaagtgaaaaacatgcagaaaacaccaaCTGACGCCGGGTACTCGGCCAATAGGTTAGTACTCAAAAACAATATAAACTCGTAAATAAGTACGCAAAAAGTATCCTGAAATGATAATATATTAGaatgaacaataaaaaattatagatacgttggagaagtatcaagcatccccgtgcttaattcatgctcgtcctcaagtaggtaaatgataaaaacagaatttttgatttaAATGCTACCCATTATGTAATCTTatacatgtatgctcattgagaaacgatgaattaacaaacactaacatagtaatacttataagtataagcaacaaaatTATTAATTCTTCAAAGTATATGATCttcaaagaatgtttaccccccgttcatcttattatattagtaaggcatggctccatcttcaccacattaatacaaatgtcaagcaccacggtgcccaagtcaggcaattggattgtatttttttaatatgcatcaactttttattcttcatgcaatgcaTGAGCATGaagcattggacatagcatataggttgcatagaatatggtggtaggtatcaaagggaTAAAAAgtagagaagatagtctcacatcaactaggcgtaccaatgagctatggagatgcccgttgatagatatcgatgcaaggagtagcgATTGCGATGCAAAtgacgcactagagctataagtatgtgaaagctcaactgaagctaagtggggagtgcatacaacttgcttgctcatgaagacatcGGGCGTttaaggaagcccgtcatcagaatatacaagacaagtttatGAAATAGTGATTCCCACtaccatatgaatgatataacatgagaatctctatatgaagaacaaggtgccactttgaggcacaagtttggtaaaggatagtagcaaagtcccttctcccttttttcACTCATtcatttttatggtgggctcatttggcctcccccattttttatttactcactaggacaatgctctaataatgatggtcatcacacttgtatttacttataactcaatatgaagactgataggacgatatgactctatatgaatgcctccgacagtgtaccacgatgtgcaaagatctatcgtgacatgtatcaaaaatatgatgaacggtggctttgccacaaatactatgtgagctCTATATTATCATGTAAAGCAATATtatgatgaacaaactagtcatgtgaagtgacgatgaaattttcatggcaatatatctcggaatggctatgaaaatgccatgataggtagctatggtggctgttttgaggaagatataatgaggcttatgtgcaacggaGTGTGTCATgtaacggggtttggatgcaccgacgaaagttgcaccaaccctcgaggtgagaatgggcaatgcacggtacggaagaggctagcaaatatgaggaggtgagattgcgtatgtccatggtatcaCGTTAGTCATAAAAAACTCATATATTTATtgtaaagttttattagttttatcacaaatcaaagtactactcgcatgccctgagggagaaggttggtaggagttaaccatagcGCGCCCCCCGACCtggaacaacactaggatttcaacgtggAATAGAAatgttcacacatcatcaccatgcctttttaatttttggacgaacaagaagttaacatctcttaatatcggcATCTCActaaattaataataatgcactcacacctttttgatATCACCAcaacaatatcattaacccacaatttctctatatgtgctacatgatggttttaattatcactcattgaatacctattatttttgatctaattttatgacccatgcaaattaccatcactatttatttaactctcaaacaaatataagtgaagaacgagagcatattatttctataaaatctacacgccaccatgctcaaagagatataagtgaagcacaagagcaagtgctaagctcaaaatatataagtgaagcacatagagtattctaataaattatgTTGAAGGTGTGTGTGTCTCAAATAGGTGCGTTCAACAAATGAcgattgtggcaaactgaaagtaaaagtagacaaaagcaaacgacactccaagcaaaactcaaagcatgtgatgaataaaaatgtagctccacgtGACAATatcgatggattgagatgaaagaggggatgccttccggggcatccctgagattagacacttgagtattcctagaatattaccttggggtgtcttagacatccccaagcttaggattttgctgctcctcatgcctttgtccatcgggataatacccaaaacttgaaaacttcagtcacataaaactcaacaaaactttgtgagatccattagtataagaaacatataaaatactttaggtactgctacaagttgattcttattttattttagcatacggtactgtattctaacttaacCATGGCTTATATCCCCGATGCAATCCATagaataatcaaaacaagcaaactatgcaagcaaaaaacagaacaATGTGTAAAGATATGCTTAATTGCCacacttatgtaactcaaaaactTCTAAAACATTAATACGGCCTGAAGAATTTGTATATCAGTATTGTGTAAAAATTCTGGTTAAAAATTCGCTCTAGTTAGATCagagaaattatgcatcggacgtcaaagtttttgtttttgcaccataACAACtttactcatcatacaaatcaaccCAAAGGCTTTTCTTGGCACAAATGCTTactaaaacataaaaatacaatcattacagtagcaataatcatgttatcacaaaaaaatagaaagtaaaaaacaaaaataaagataactattgggtttcctcccaagaagcgttattgttttacgcccctagctagggatattacatagtttcaagtgttgtcatctttgacactccacccataagtagctctcatgattgattcataaggtCATCTAATTCTCTTTCTAGttaagtgttccattcctttctttaatgggaattggaaccttatgtttccctctttcatgtcaatgatcgcACCTATAGTTCgaaggaagggtcttccaagtataatgggacaagtaggattgcaatcaatatcaagcacaatgaaatctacaggcaCGTGAGTTTATTTTTGCAATGATAagcacatcattaattctacctaagggtttcttaatggtggaatccgcaagatgcaaatttagGGAACACCCCTCTATATTAGACagtccaagcacatcacataaagtttcagGTATGGTTGAAACATTAGcatcaaggtcacacaaagcattgcattcatatgtatttatcttaattttgatggtaggttcccactcatcatgcaactttctaggaatagaaaattcaagctcaagtttctcatcataagcttttaccgtAGCTTAGACTATATGTTgaataaaagctttgttttgttcataagcatagggtgagctaataatggattgcaacaaggaaatacattctactaaagagcaattatcataattaaattacttgtaatccaagatagtggcacgttactagttaaagttttgacctctccaaacccactttttcagttttagcatcaaaatcatcaccctccaagcaaacgagACGCTCCTtcactagagttgactcatctccaggccCTTTATCATTAATATTCATAGAAgtgaacaaagattcaataggagaagtaccaatcattttaagatcttcatcatgattcgcaATGGGGAAAGATTTCGGTTTAGCGGGCATCCTCACTACTAGAGAACACCTTATACACagaaccttagcagtagcgctggataaacGGCGGCGCTACTGCTACATACCAGTAGTGCTCTTCCTGTAAAGGCGCTACTGATaattacttagcagtagcgcgtcttTAAGAAACACTCTACTACTAATATTGCCCCACAATTGTCTCCAGGCTAGATTTAGTAGTAGAGCGCCCCAGGTAACTGATGACCCATaaatgtaggggatctatcgtagtccttttgataagtaagagtgtcgaacccaacgaggagcagaaggaactgacaagtggttttcagcaaggtattctctgcagacactgaaattatcggtaacagatagttgtgtgataagataattcgtagcgagtagcaagtaacaatagtaacaaaggtgcagcaagatggcccaatcccttttgtagcaagggacaagcctggacacactcttatatgaggtgaagcgctcccgaggacacgtaggaatttctgtcaagctagttttcatcatgttcatatgattcgcgttcactactttgatagtttgatatctgggtggaccggtgcttgggtgctgcccttacttggacaaacatcccacttatgattaacccctctcacaagcatccgcaactatgaaagaagaattaagacaaagtctaaccatagcattaaactagtggatccaaatcagccccttacgaagcaacgcataaactagggtttaagcttctgtcactctagcaactcatcatctacttattaattcccaatgccttcctctaggcccaaataatggtgaagtgttatgtagttgacgttcacataacaccactagaggaaagacaacatacaacacatcaaaatatcgaacgaataccaaattcacatgactacttatagcaagacttatccaatgtcctcaggaacaaacgtaactactcacaaagcataattatgttcatgaccagagaggtattgaacagcattaaggatctgaacatatgatcttccaccgagtaatccaactagcatcaactacaaagagtaattaacactactagcaaccttacaagtaccaatcgtagtcgcgagatggagcttggttacaagagatgaactagggtttggagatgagatggtgctaatgaagatgttgatggagatgagtcccctcggatgagaggagtgttggtgatgacgattgatatgtctcaaacgtatctataatttttgatggtttcatgctgttatcttgtcaactttggatgttttatgtaccttttatatcttttttgggactaacttattaattcagtgccaagtgccagttcctgttttttctgtgttttttgactcttttcagatctgattttggaacggaagaagattaggggacttgagggccaaggcaagagagccacagggggctgatacgtctccatcgtatctacttttccaaactcttttgcccttgttttggactctaatttgcatgatttgaatggaactaacccggactgacgctgttttcagcagaatttgcatggtgttgttattgtgcaaaaatgaaagttcttggaacatcctgaaaatttatggagaatttttctggaaaatatgaaaaatacccgcgcaaagatccaccagagggggtgggccagtgggccacaagccctgttgccgcagccacccccctggccgcgacaaccaagcttgtggggcccacgtggttctaccgcccccaatcttagctctataaattcactttcgcccagaaaaaatcagaagagatgatttcgttgcgtttgcaatacggaggcgccgccacatcttgttcttgatctggaggacagatgtggagttttgggctccggagacgggaaatcgtcgccatcgtcatcatcaaccttcttccctctccaattccatgaagctcttcatcgttcgtgagtaatctattcataggctcgctggacggtgatgagtaggatgagatctatcatgtaatcgagttagttttgacagggattgatccctagtatccactatgttctgagattgatgttgctactactttgccatgcttaatgcttgtcactagggcccgagtgccatgatttcagatgtgaaattattatgttgtcaccaatatatgtgtgttttagatccgatcttgcaagttgtagttacatactatgttttatgacccggcaaccccggagtgacaataaccg
This region includes:
- the LOC123400120 gene encoding suppressor protein SRP40 — translated: MLFVPRQVSLASLPSTAAAAAAAMAKEEVKKEKKSKSKGAAAKASPAPDARVLAAVAAFLESSGLPLTLAALRSEASLEGDAWRSSPVSLADAVSKLLESSASAPGADITASDGQVKADDAVAEEKGAGKKKKNKKGGLEAHETESKAIEPSAPEKPSEKADDETKEKKRKKKKDSSSAGDDAEANAVVKTDGKKKKSKKQENDEDVEARLEKVELAVKAKFEAAGKLKVDDKKSGEDERKSQSDEANKNVLGDGAPLDKGKKKKKSKSTSETSDKVDAGTAPTEVEVKSNGASENGDAVEGKDVNEKKSKKKKRKSGSEENGLVEDKQVAGKDSAPKSDDENKTAMDVEEGEDGKASADAAVVSKKRKLEEVEGSKPPAKEDITATEDDVKEPSTASKSNKRQKLSEPKSAFQRVKSEDIKFADERLQDNSYWAKGGADSGYGAKAQEILGQVRGRDFRHEKTKKKRGTYKGGFIDLQTHSIKFNNSDDE